AATTTTTCAGTGCAAGACAAGTATTTAAAGCAATTGCCTCCGGCTTTCCCACCGCTAGATGCAAGTGAGAAGGGAGAACCATGGGGGCAGGAGTATCTGATTGCTCAAAAATTTGTAGAATATTTGGACCTTTACCGCGCAATCACAACATTTAAACGTGCAGAGTTTCTATTGCCAGCAGGGAAGCCTCAGCGTCTTGAAGAGATTCAGTATCAGATCCTCTTGAGCTACTATTTAGGAAAACGATATGAGCAAGTAACACAAGAGTTTACCCACTCGTCTCTATATTCAGCGACAGAGAGTTTTCCTGCGTATCATGATCTTCTGATTATAATGTATGAAAGTTATATGGAAGTCGGAGAAGAAAAAAAAGCAGATTATGTCTTTAAGGTGATAGAGCACCATTTTCCTGAAACGGCAAAAAGACTCAAGGTTTCAACAGCACTGATTGAAGGGGACCTGAACACACTCCGGACGATTCAGAGGGAAGACCCCTCGAAGGAATACATTACACAGCTTCTAGACACTTACGAAGCAAAAAAAAAATCTGTTAAAAAAGCACAAACGCTCAATGCCCTTGTCCCTGGTGCAGGGTTCTTGTATGTCGGACAAAAACAATCAGCGCTTACCTCCTTTCTCTTAAATGGCCTCTTTATCTGGGCATCGGTTCACTTTTATACTAAAGGAAACTACGCGGCGGGAGCAATTTTCACAAGCTTTGAAACAGGCTGGTATTTTGGAGGGATCTACGGAGCTGGAGAAAGTGCTAAGCTTTATAATGAACGTCTTTATGAAGAAGAAGCCTATCCCATCCTCAACAAACATAGCTCCTTCCCTGTCTTAATGCTAAGGTTTGGGTTCTAAATGAAAACACTTCTATTGTTCGTCTTGTCCCTTCCTCTATTTGCTGAAGTGGGATTCGTCGAGCCATGGGGAAAAGATAGTGAACTCGTCCCAAGCACCAGTCTTATTCCTCCTCTTCCGGAACAGTCAGGACTCATGACCAAACTGAGCGCAACTATTATCTTCTTTCATCAAAATATCATCTCCCCTGTTGATGGCCCTCGTAGTCACTTCCGTCCCACAAGCTCACGCTATATGCTTCTAGCAATGAGAAGACATGGCTTTATTAAAGGATACATCATGGGGTGTGATCGCCTCCTTCGAGAAAATAAGGAGGAATGGGTCTATCGCACAGTGACAATCGATGGAGAGATTTATAAGTGGGATCCAACTTTCTCATCATCAAAAAGAAGAGGATCCTCCAAGAAAGCCACTTCATCATGAGAGGATTTTTTCTTGTCTTGCCTCTTTTTACCTTTAAGGTAAAAGGTCAGAGGAACACCCGTATATTGATAGGTCTTGCGGAACTGATTGATTAGGTATTTCTTATAGGTATCACCTAACAGATCTATCTGATTGACGAAGAAGACGAAACGGGGGGGAGCGGAGTCAACCTGCGCCATATAATAGATACGGAGGCGTTTCCCTCTAAGCATTGGAGGATGCACCTTATGCATCACTCGCTCAATAAACTTATTGAGCTGCCCAGTGGATATTCTTTTTGTAAGATTTTCATAAACCTCTCGAATCAAAGGGAAGAGGTCATCAATTTTTCTACCCGTTAGGGCAGAACCGAATAGAGTAGGGCAATAGTTGATAAAGGATGCTTCAATCTCAAGACTCTTTTTGCAATGCTCCATTCGAAATCCTTTTACAAGGTCCCACTTATTGAGAAAAATGATGCACCCCTTTCCTTTTGC
The window above is part of the Candidatus Neptunochlamydia sp. REUL1 genome. Proteins encoded here:
- the yidD gene encoding membrane protein insertion efficiency factor YidD, with amino-acid sequence MKTLLLFVLSLPLFAEVGFVEPWGKDSELVPSTSLIPPLPEQSGLMTKLSATIIFFHQNIISPVDGPRSHFRPTSSRYMLLAMRRHGFIKGYIMGCDRLLRENKEEWVYRTVTIDGEIYKWDPTFSSSKRRGSSKKATSS
- a CDS encoding tetratricopeptide repeat protein — its product is MKYAKLILTVLLLLAITGCYKVPDKIEPQVNFSVQDKYLKQLPPAFPPLDASEKGEPWGQEYLIAQKFVEYLDLYRAITTFKRAEFLLPAGKPQRLEEIQYQILLSYYLGKRYEQVTQEFTHSSLYSATESFPAYHDLLIIMYESYMEVGEEKKADYVFKVIEHHFPETAKRLKVSTALIEGDLNTLRTIQREDPSKEYITQLLDTYEAKKKSVKKAQTLNALVPGAGFLYVGQKQSALTSFLLNGLFIWASVHFYTKGNYAAGAIFTSFETGWYFGGIYGAGESAKLYNERLYEEEAYPILNKHSSFPVLMLRFGF